The Kineothrix sp. IPX-CK genomic interval ATGAGAAGTTTCTGCTTCGAAAGGATGAAGCGGGTCGCTGGAAAATATATGGCTGGACATTGGCCGATAATTGATGAAAAAGGATACGGTTTTAAAGATGAGCAATAGAATAAAAGGCGATAAAGATATTTTAATTCTGGCAATCGAAAGCTCCTGCGATGAAACGGCGGCTTCCGTTGTAAAAAATGGCAGGGAAGTTCTCTCCAACGTTATTTATTCCCAGATAGCGCTTCACACGGTGTACGGCGGAGTCGTGCCCGAGATTGCGTCGCGCAAGCACATCGAGAAAATCAACAAGGTGATCGAACAGGCACTTTCTGAGTCAGGAGCAGAACTGACGGATATAGATGCGATAGCCGTTACGTATGGGCCGGGGCTTGTAGGTGCGCTTCTGGTAGGAGTGTCGGCGGCAAAAGCCATCAGCTTCGCCTCAGGAATCCCGTTAATAGGAGTACATCATATTGAGGGTCATATCAGTGCGAACTTCATTGAAAATAAAGAGTTAGAACCGCCTTTTATCTGCCTAGTCGTATCCGGCGGGCATTCCCATCTGGTAGTCGTGAAGTCTTATGGCGAATATGAAATCATAGGGCGCACGAGAGATGATGCCGCAGGAGAAGCCTTCGATAAAGTGGCCCGCGCCATAGGTCTTGGATACCCGGGCGGGCCCAAAATTGACAAGGCTGCAAGGGAAGGCAATCCGGAAGCGATTCGTTTTCCCCGTGCCAAGGTAGAAGGGGCGGAGTACGATTTCAGTTTCAGTGGATTAAAGTCTGCGGTATTGAACTATCTGAATTCCTGCGAAATGAAGGAAGTTGAGGTAAATGTACCGGATGTGGCGGCTTCCTTCCAGAAAGCGGTCATAGAC includes:
- the tsaD gene encoding tRNA (adenosine(37)-N6)-threonylcarbamoyltransferase complex transferase subunit TsaD is translated as MSNRIKGDKDILILAIESSCDETAASVVKNGREVLSNVIYSQIALHTVYGGVVPEIASRKHIEKINKVIEQALSESGAELTDIDAIAVTYGPGLVGALLVGVSAAKAISFASGIPLIGVHHIEGHISANFIENKELEPPFICLVVSGGHSHLVVVKSYGEYEIIGRTRDDAAGEAFDKVARAIGLGYPGGPKIDKAAREGNPEAIRFPRAKVEGAEYDFSFSGLKSAVLNYLNSCEMKEVEVNVPDVAASFQKAVIDVLVEHSLAAVKEYGYDKFAIAGGVASNSALRGALEKECEKRGIAFYSPSPIFCTDNAAMIGVAGYYDYISGIRHGYDLNAVPNLKLGERI